The sequence TAGATACACCTATGAACCTAAAGAGTATAAACTCAGGATTTTCTGTAATGGAAGTTAAGGTCATAGGGGTCACCCCAGATAAAATTAATAAGATAAGAAGCCTAGAAGGCATAGAAAATGTATTTGTATCCCAGCAAGAACTGTTGCAAGTTCTACAAATACAATGCTCTAACTGTAGTGATATGACACCTAAAGTAATGAATATATTAAAGGACAACAAAACCTTGGGAATAAACATCAGGGAGGCAACTCTAGAAGATGCATACTTGAATCTAGTGGGGGGAGTTACCGCATGATAAGTGTACTAAAAATAATCTGGGGCAGCTGCATGATACAAATGAAACAGTCCTTTGCAAGGGCTACATTTAAATTTTGTGTCCTAGTTCAACCCATTATATATGCAGTAATAACATACATGATGTTTAGAAACTCAGGCATAGAAAACTTCACATCCTATGTTGTCTTAGGAACAGGAATAATGAGCCTGTGGAGTTCCATCTGCTTCTCCTCCGCTGGAGATATCGAAAGGGAGCGATACATGGGAACATTACAAATAGTCACATCGGTTCCAGTACAATTCAAAATCATAATGCTAGGTAAAGTCCTAGGGAATACAATTTTAGGCCTCATGTCCATGGTAATTACATTTGTATTTGTAAGTGTAGTATTTGGAGAAGTATTAACAATAGCAAATCCTTTAGTTTTTATGGCATCACTAATAATTTCCCTATTTTCCTTTATGGCCATATCCATGCTATTAGCCCCAAGCTTTACATTGTCTAGAAACTCCAGAGCATTGATGAACTGCCTAGAGTATCCAATATTCATCCTTTGTGGAGTGTTATTTCCCATAGAAGTTCTTCCAGTATGGATAAGACCCCTATCATATATACTGTCTCCTACATGGGCAATTAAGCTATTAAGGGATAGCTCCCTTGGAATTCACGATTTTAGCAACTTTGCCACGAATATAGCAATAATAATTCTAATCACAGTCATTTACTCCATAGTAGCATCTAAGCTCTTTGATAGAATAGACAAAGAAACAAGAATAAAGGCCACATTGGAGGTGCAGTAAATATGTTAGTATTAGACATCATAGGAAGATTCTTTAGGCAATCAATTCTGTCATTTAAATCACTGTTCGGATGGCTAGACCCTAAGATATACGTATTAGTGAAGGTTATAAATCCCATATTTGTAATTATGTTCTTTTCCCTTTTAGCTAAGTACACATATGGAGTAGATGATGTAACACCATGGGTAATAGGAAACTCATTTCTACTATGTACCTATAACGCAATATTCGGTGTAGGGAATGTACTAGCAATTGAAAGGGTTTTTGGTACATTAAAAATAGTCATAGCATCTCCATCCAATAAATTCTTGGTGTTTGTAGGCAGAGCCTTCATGCATATAATAGATGCAGTGATAACTGTGCTGATAGGACTAATAGCAGGAGCATTGATATTTGGAGTAAGCTTTAAAGGAGTGAACTTCCCACTATTTGCCCTTAATATATTTGTAGCAATGTTTGCAGCCTCAGGTCTGGGGCTGATGATAGGAAGTTTTGGACTATGGATAAGGGATATGAACCTACTAATGAATACAGCAGCCATGGGACTACTGGCTTTAACGGGTGCAAATTTCCCCATAGAGATGTTCCCAAACATAATACAAAAAGTCTGCTATGGGCTACCTGTCACAAGAAGCATTAAAGCAGCTGCACTACTAATGGATGGGGGGAGCAGGGATATGGTATACAGACTCATGTCCCAAGAAATAGTAGTGGGAATAATATACACAACTTTAGGATATGTACTACTTAAAATAATGGAGAGAGTTGCAAAAAATACTGCTTCACTGGATATATACTAGACTCCCTTCTATATAAAACAACCTCTACTTTGTTAAAAGAAAGTGGAGGTTGTTTTAAACAAAGAAAGAGCATCTATTTGAAGATGCTCTTTCTTTGTTTAGTTACATAGACCTGATAACTTTCTAAAATGATTAATGCTAAGAATATAAAAAAGGTCGGTTACTCACATAAAGTGAACAATTGATCTTTTGAACTTCTTCAAATGCTGACATTAAAAAATGTAGAGAGGAAGATGTCCCCACATTTCTATAACTTCAAGCAGGATAATAGTGAGGCTAAATTGAATATAGTATTATCTGAAAACTAGGAGGATAACATTGAATAATTTAGCCAGTATACTAAAAAAATACATTACCGCTTTAATGATTTTACTACTAGTGCTGTTAGTAGTATTTGTAATAAATCAAGTTTATCAGCTATATATTATAACATCAAATATTAACCAAACTTTAGGGCAAATAGTACTGCTTGTGCTCACTGCCATTTTTGGGAGCGCACTTATTCTCCCTGTAATTATGTATTTAAAACTTCCCAGGGGGTTAAAAGTCCCTAAACAAGGAGATGAGGAAGGCTATAGTAGATACATAGCAAATTTAAGAAAACGCCTAAGAAAAAATAAACATCTCCTAAACACTGGATTCCAATTTAGTGATAAAGAAAGTACCGAAGCTCAAGTAAAAGCTGCATTAAAAGAACTAGACAGTCAGGCAGAAGGAATTGTAAAAAAGTACTCATCAACGGTGTTTATAACCACAGCCATATCACAAAATGGTTCCTTAGATGGGTTATTCGTGTTACTAAACCTCAGCAAAATGATTTGGAATATAGCCCATATATACAATCAACGGCCAACAGTCAAAGAACTAGTATTACTTTACATAAACGTTGGTGGTACAGTACTCATGGCTAAAGAGATTAACGAACTAAACTTAATTGATGAACAGCTAGAACCTGTTATAACTGCCCTACTAGGGGAAACCATACTAGCATCTCAAACAGTAATCGTTTCTAATCTAGTGGTAAACTCAGTGCTAGAAGGAAGCGCCAATGCCTTTTTGTCATTGAGGGTAGGTAAAATTGCCATGAAATATTGCAGCAGCTTAACTGAAGTAGATCGAAAAAGCGTAAGAAAAGCTGCAACACTAGAAGCATGTGAACTCCTTGGTACTATAGTAAAACAAAACACATCCCTTATAGTAAAATCAGTAGTTAAAGGTGCTGGAAAGGGCACTATTAAGTTGCTCAGAAAAAGCAAAGAAAAACTATTTAGTTTCGGTAAGAAAAAAAGTATGGACATTTAGAACACCTCCCAAGCTAAGCCAAGCTAAGCTAAGCCTATAAAAAAGGAAGGATGATTAAAAATGCCGAGAAAATCTTTCACTGCCAAAGGAGCAGTGGCAATTGGACCATACTCCCACGCAGTACAAACAGGAAATCTTTTATACCTATCTGGCCAAACCCCTATAGATCCAAAAACAGGAAAATTAGTAGAAGGTGACATAGGAGCCCAAACTAAACAATGCTTTGAAAACCTATTTAACGTACTAGCTGCAGCTGACCTGACACCAGACCATGTAATAAAAGTGAACGTATTCCTAACTAACATGCAAGATTTTAGCGAAATGAACGCAGTGTACCAACAACAATTCACAGAGCCCTACCCCTCACGAACAACCATAGGAGTAGCAGAACTACCACTGGGAGCAAAAGTGGAAAT comes from Alkalicella caledoniensis and encodes:
- a CDS encoding ABC transporter permease produces the protein MISVLKIIWGSCMIQMKQSFARATFKFCVLVQPIIYAVITYMMFRNSGIENFTSYVVLGTGIMSLWSSICFSSAGDIERERYMGTLQIVTSVPVQFKIIMLGKVLGNTILGLMSMVITFVFVSVVFGEVLTIANPLVFMASLIISLFSFMAISMLLAPSFTLSRNSRALMNCLEYPIFILCGVLFPIEVLPVWIRPLSYILSPTWAIKLLRDSSLGIHDFSNFATNIAIIILITVIYSIVASKLFDRIDKETRIKATLEVQ
- a CDS encoding RidA family protein gives rise to the protein MPRKSFTAKGAVAIGPYSHAVQTGNLLYLSGQTPIDPKTGKLVEGDIGAQTKQCFENLFNVLAAADLTPDHVIKVNVFLTNMQDFSEMNAVYQQQFTEPYPSRTTIGVAELPLGAKVEIEMIAEIEKQ
- a CDS encoding DUF697 domain-containing protein is translated as MNNLASILKKYITALMILLLVLLVVFVINQVYQLYIITSNINQTLGQIVLLVLTAIFGSALILPVIMYLKLPRGLKVPKQGDEEGYSRYIANLRKRLRKNKHLLNTGFQFSDKESTEAQVKAALKELDSQAEGIVKKYSSTVFITTAISQNGSLDGLFVLLNLSKMIWNIAHIYNQRPTVKELVLLYINVGGTVLMAKEINELNLIDEQLEPVITALLGETILASQTVIVSNLVVNSVLEGSANAFLSLRVGKIAMKYCSSLTEVDRKSVRKAATLEACELLGTIVKQNTSLIVKSVVKGAGKGTIKLLRKSKEKLFSFGKKKSMDI
- a CDS encoding ABC transporter permease — protein: MLVLDIIGRFFRQSILSFKSLFGWLDPKIYVLVKVINPIFVIMFFSLLAKYTYGVDDVTPWVIGNSFLLCTYNAIFGVGNVLAIERVFGTLKIVIASPSNKFLVFVGRAFMHIIDAVITVLIGLIAGALIFGVSFKGVNFPLFALNIFVAMFAASGLGLMIGSFGLWIRDMNLLMNTAAMGLLALTGANFPIEMFPNIIQKVCYGLPVTRSIKAAALLMDGGSRDMVYRLMSQEIVVGIIYTTLGYVLLKIMERVAKNTASLDIY